In Centroberyx gerrardi isolate f3 chromosome 14, fCenGer3.hap1.cur.20231027, whole genome shotgun sequence, the genomic stretch CACTGAATGGGTGCTTTTATTAGCTTGGATATCACTGATTGTATTCACTTCACTCAATTTAATGCATTTATCTGGCTTCCTCAGGTATTGCCTTTCCGACTAGTGTGTCTGTTAACAACTGTGTATGCCACCACTCCCCTCTGAAGAGTGACTCTGATGTCGTACTAAAGGATGGGGACCTTGTCAAAATGTAAGCCACAAAACGTACACCTGCACTAGATACACTATacttaatacttttttttactatttttggGTCGTACCTTGTTTCTTTGCCTCATGTTTGTCCGTTCTCTCTGTGTGCAGTGATCTGGGTGTGCATGTTGACGGCTTCATCTCAAACGTGGCTCACAGCTTTGTTGTTGGAGTGACCAAGGTATGCCATCACTGTTGGAATACATTGCATCTAGGCTGTAAGCACCCATTGATTAATTCCCAGAAGCCATGAGTTAAGCATGTAATTTTCTGTATTACCACAGTTAGTTACATCAGCAACAGTACTTCATTACTCCATCTCTCCTAATTCTTTTGTGTCCTATGTGGCTTCAGGAAGCCCCGCTGACAGGGCGGAAGGCAGATGTTCTCAAAGCAGCTCACCTCTGTGCTGAGGCTGCTCTGCGTCTTGTCAAGCCAGGAAACCAGGTAGAAGAACTTTCTCCCACCCTGACCACTGATTTGACACAAGCCATCACTATTCACCTTGACTAATACATTTTCACCATGTCTCTCCATCAGAACTCACAGGTCACAGAAGCCTGGAACAAGATCGCCAAGTCATTCAAGTGCTCCCCCATAGAGGGTGAGTGTTTTTCTGAACATTTGACAatggttggggccattcatgaattgaatcgAGAATGCacggtaaattccaattcaattcctggaattggaattgcacccagctctaaggaaacataATTGGAATGACacaaaacagaattgaattccatgaaattccacttctaataGAGGTTGCCTTGActttataaatcaaacattatgaatcaaagacagttaaatcaaatacattcaatcataatgtatgtcgtacgattacatgttatgcatctagtaccacctgaaaggtaccttgaacattttatgatattcagtattgataatatacaacactacatgtaatctcagatatgtggtaagaaaaaacaaaacaacatggattttcattgaattaaatttaacttcctgaaattccaatttttgtttcctgtaggttttttcaaattccaattcctcagttgattTGGAATTGCATTAATTCATGAATTGAGTCCAACCCTGCATTTGAACTTCAAATCAGCCAATGTACTCAGCACCTGCTAGTCTACTCCACTTCCTGGTGATCATATCACAATAGATTCTTTGCATGTTACTTGACATGCTTTCCCTCTATCTTCCCCTTTAATGTGTGCAGGCATGCTCTCCCATCAGCTAAAACAACATGTGATTGATGGCGAGAAAACTATCATCCAGAATCCAACGGACCAGCAGAGGTGAGTTCAGTCAGCTAGTTTCGACTGACCTGATCAGTATGCTGTTTCACCGGTGGCTGACCCTGCCTCTTTGTTGTTATAGAAAGGACCATGAGAAGGCTGAGTTTGAGGTGCATGAGGTGTATGCAGTGGATGTGCTGATCAGCACTGGAGAGGGAAAGGTAAGGCGAAAAtctgttttgatttgaatttcCACTGAGTTCTGAGGCTCCCATCAAAGGAAGGGTTTTTAAAATACCTGTTGTGTTGTACACCTTAGGCAAaggatggaggacagaggaCCACCATTTACAAACGAGACCCCAACAAGGTGTACGGCTTGAAGATGAAGACATCTCGGATGTTCTTCAGTGAGGTGGAGAGACGCTTTGATGCCATGCCTTTCACTCTGAGGTAGGTGTTTAAACATAGTGCACTTGACTATGAATGCAAATAGCTTTGAACTATTTTTGATATTGAAACAGTGTCACCCCTCTTCTCTCTATTTAAGGCAAACACATTAAACATATACAAATTTGACCAGGGTAATAGGATGAATTGAGGACAGTGCCCATATTTATTTTCTGCCTCAGATccaatttctcattttttccTTGGCCCCTTTCTTCCTTTATCTTTCTAATACCATCTCCTGAGTTGATTCCTCATTTCTCCTTTGTTTGTCTCCTCAGAGCATTTGAGGATGAGGGCAAGGCCAGGCTGGGTGTGGTGGAGTGTGCCAAACATGAGCTGCTGCAGCCCTTCAACGTGCTGCATGAGAAGGAGGGTGAGTGGAACAATAAGCAATGTAATTAAGCGCTCCAGTGACCATGAAAATTCTTGAAAGTTTGTAAATCCACAGCGGGTGGAAGAGTTCAAATGTGCCTGACTTTATAGAAATTTCTCAGCTAATAGGAGTCCCATCttgcatttattttctccctttAATGGTGTTTTGTCTTTTACTGAGCCCATAGCCAAGATGATTTTCTATCCAGAAAAAGAGTAAAGAATTCTGAATCAACTTATGCCTgttttaaaatatgtaattctAGGGAAGATTTTAAAATAAGTCTCTGGTCTGATGCATTGTTCAACCCTGTTTTCTTGTAGGCGAGGTTGTGGCCCAGTTCAAGTTCACCGTGCTGCTCATGGCCAACGGACCACTGCGAATCACAAACAGCCTGTTTGAGCCAGAACTGTACAAGTCTGAGCACGAAGTGGATGACCCAGAGCTGAAGGTAAAACGCCCCTGATGGATGGGCCATTGCTTCCTCCGCCTTAGCGAGAGGGATTAGACTAATGGGACTGCTATGGTGTGCTGCTGGCTGACTTGACATTTTCAAAGGCATTATGGGTTGATGTATTGTGTCGTTACTTCATGAGCTTATGAATGTCCATTTttgtccctgttttttttttttatatataaaggCTTTGCTTCAAAGCTCAGCCAGCCgcaagacacagaagaaaaagaaaaagaaggtgAGATACCGGGCGGTGTGATACTGGCTTATGAAGTAAACAAAGATACATGCTCCCAACGTTCCCTCTaacttccatttttatttttttaaaggccTCAAAGACCGTTGAGACTGCAACAGGACAGCCAGTGGAGACCGAAGCGGCAGAGTAGATCCCTCCATCTCAGCTTTTTGTCTCCAAGAAATACTGACAGACATCTGAAGACCCAAAGAACAGACGTCAAGAATCCTTCTGTCCCAGCTGTCTTGAGGCGCTTGCGGGCTTAGCCGTTGTGAATACCTCCAAATCTAACTGATGTCAGACTGGGACGCTGCTGCTCCTAAATTCTAACTGTCAACCCTCACACACTTGTCCCTCTTAAATCTCACTGTCCTTGAGACGGGCATTTCCCCAGAATAGTAAGCACGATTCCACTCCAAGAGGGGATATTTTGTGCAAGGGCATATTCTAGGTTTTCTCAATGGAAGATTTAACCATTTGACTGACCTTCagccttcttctctttcctccccccccaaaaaaaaacaaaactgtagtGAAAGTCATGGTAAATAAAATGAGTTTGACATTGCAACCAAGGAGGATGACTGCAC encodes the following:
- the pa2g4b gene encoding proliferation-associated protein 2G4b, with amino-acid sequence MSGDDDPQEQTIADDLVVTKYKMGAEIANQALKTVVEAATAGVSVLSLCQKGDAFIMTETGKVFKKEKDMKKGIAFPTSVSVNNCVCHHSPLKSDSDVVLKDGDLVKIDLGVHVDGFISNVAHSFVVGVTKEAPLTGRKADVLKAAHLCAEAALRLVKPGNQNSQVTEAWNKIAKSFKCSPIEGMLSHQLKQHVIDGEKTIIQNPTDQQRKDHEKAEFEVHEVYAVDVLISTGEGKAKDGGQRTTIYKRDPNKVYGLKMKTSRMFFSEVERRFDAMPFTLRAFEDEGKARLGVVECAKHELLQPFNVLHEKEGEVVAQFKFTVLLMANGPLRITNSLFEPELYKSEHEVDDPELKALLQSSASRKTQKKKKKKASKTVETATGQPVETEAAE